Proteins encoded by one window of Vampirovibrionales bacterium:
- a CDS encoding insulinase family protein produces the protein MSAQPAEKKPIAIPYRRAPGWVYTFENGHTLVFVPKPGDVFNVSTWARTGSIHETDETTGISHFLEHLLFKGTARFGPGEFDRRMESMGAVINAATWKDFTFYYVTGPKGDDDRNFLTALDLHADMMTQALLPEEEIGQPFDPDAPPEAQETGDKRERGVVIEEIGMRGDQPWTKLFNAVNQRMYPPGHPYRRDVIGTRRNIGLVPRQTLVDYYRRWYAPGNLITIIVGDLDPDTLCERAQKVFCFETASTARALTLADVPLNAPPPAAAPDVVKGQYNTAFFLMAAHGPTPQALEETVALDVLSYALGEGHSSRMNQNLIEKAAVPLFNFLSCGQSTLKLGNTFYIQGNVAPQEGEDDDAAMTRALEQVRAEVAALLGDRPLSQTELTRAVKALKADFAETSETASGIAESIGESLTVSDGLDYYLGYLQALEGLTLERARDCARRYLAPERFYIATLLGEDGEPQDGSAPQEAVARC, from the coding sequence ATGTCCGCTCAGCCAGCCGAAAAGAAACCGATCGCCATCCCCTATCGCCGCGCGCCGGGGTGGGTTTACACCTTCGAGAACGGGCATACGCTGGTGTTCGTACCAAAACCCGGTGACGTATTCAACGTCAGCACGTGGGCGCGCACTGGATCGATTCACGAAACGGATGAAACCACGGGCATCTCGCACTTTCTGGAGCATCTTCTCTTTAAAGGCACAGCCCGCTTTGGTCCCGGCGAATTCGATCGGCGCATGGAAAGCATGGGCGCGGTGATTAACGCGGCGACCTGGAAAGATTTCACCTTCTACTACGTCACCGGCCCCAAGGGCGATGACGACCGCAATTTCCTCACGGCGCTGGACCTTCACGCCGATATGATGACCCAAGCCCTACTGCCCGAGGAAGAAATCGGCCAGCCTTTCGACCCGGACGCCCCGCCAGAGGCGCAGGAAACCGGCGACAAACGCGAGCGCGGCGTGGTGATTGAAGAAATCGGGATGCGCGGCGATCAGCCTTGGACCAAGCTCTTTAACGCGGTGAATCAGCGCATGTACCCGCCGGGGCACCCGTATCGGCGCGACGTCATCGGCACGCGCCGCAATATCGGGCTCGTGCCACGGCAAACGCTGGTGGATTACTACCGTCGCTGGTACGCGCCGGGCAATCTGATCACCATCATCGTGGGCGATCTGGACCCTGACACCCTGTGCGAGCGCGCCCAGAAAGTCTTTTGCTTTGAAACCGCCTCTACCGCCCGCGCCCTGACGCTTGCCGACGTCCCGCTCAACGCGCCGCCGCCCGCCGCAGCCCCCGATGTGGTGAAAGGCCAGTACAACACGGCCTTCTTCCTGATGGCAGCCCATGGTCCAACCCCTCAGGCGCTCGAAGAAACCGTCGCGCTGGATGTCCTGAGCTATGCGCTGGGTGAAGGCCATAGCTCGCGCATGAACCAGAACCTGATTGAAAAAGCTGCCGTCCCGCTGTTCAACTTCTTGTCCTGCGGGCAATCCACCCTGAAGCTCGGCAACACGTTCTACATTCAGGGCAATGTCGCCCCGCAAGAGGGCGAAGACGACGACGCCGCCATGACCCGCGCGCTGGAGCAGGTTCGCGCCGAGGTAGCCGCCCTGCTGGGCGATCGTCCGCTTTCGCAGACCGAACTCACCCGCGCCGTCAAGGCCCTCAAAGCCGACTTCGCCGAAACGTCGGAGACCGCCAGCGGAATCGCGGAATCCATCGGCGAAAGCCTTACCGTGTCAGACGGACTCGACTATTATCTGGGTTATCTTCAGGCCCTGGAAGGCCTTACGCTGGAGCGCGCGCGCGACTGCGCCCGCCGCTACCTCGCTCCTGAGCGCTTCTACATCGCCACCCTGTTGGGTGAAGATGGCGAGCCCCAGGACGGCTCCGCGCCGCAGGAGGCGGTCGCCCGATGCTGA
- a CDS encoding insulinase family protein gives MLTARAVDLEEASLACGARVLLNALPESPRLAIDFFLPGGVSFEPAVGLSDMTDRLLLKGTTSRDQEAIAEAIDDLSLDLDADASRDYAMIGATLLEEDLDASLALIADIFYNGSLAEFEREKQRAAGELLMELDVPRSRASDLFYRTLFEGTPYGVTTSVLLENLPGLTRVEDVRAFYEGVFHPERLLISVSGNITMDRVVAALDRHFPPAPQRVALPTTCPAAGTLSAYRLKTPRAVGFAREDAQQIHLFQGWLAPSTTDPDYYPMMALHTLLGGAGLTSRLFIELRDKQGLAYQVRSAYDAFRHQGLFVMYIGADPQNRDRCVAGFQTECQKLMDTPVSQKELGETLDNILGRRAVYLETTGQQASYIGSNLMMGRGVEDLGRVRERLQAVTVDDVQRMARRTFSQPGVLAIAGPSQTIAPLLDSPPLS, from the coding sequence ATGCTGACTGCGCGCGCCGTCGATCTCGAAGAAGCTTCGCTTGCCTGCGGGGCGCGCGTTCTGCTGAATGCCCTGCCCGAATCGCCACGTCTGGCGATTGATTTCTTCTTGCCCGGCGGGGTTTCGTTTGAACCTGCGGTGGGCTTGTCGGATATGACCGATCGCCTGCTGCTGAAAGGCACGACCAGCCGCGATCAGGAAGCCATTGCAGAAGCAATCGACGACCTGAGTCTGGATCTCGACGCCGACGCCTCGCGCGATTACGCCATGATAGGCGCGACGCTGCTGGAAGAAGACCTCGACGCCTCGCTGGCGCTGATTGCCGACATCTTTTATAACGGCTCGCTGGCCGAATTCGAGCGCGAGAAGCAGCGCGCCGCCGGTGAACTCCTGATGGAGCTTGATGTTCCGCGATCGCGGGCTTCTGATCTCTTCTACCGCACGCTGTTTGAGGGGACGCCCTATGGCGTCACCACCAGCGTATTGCTGGAAAACCTCCCAGGCCTGACGCGCGTGGAAGACGTACGCGCCTTCTATGAAGGCGTGTTTCATCCGGAGCGGCTTCTGATTTCGGTTTCGGGCAACATCACGATGGATCGCGTCGTGGCGGCGCTCGATCGGCATTTTCCGCCAGCCCCGCAACGGGTGGCCTTGCCCACGACGTGCCCGGCGGCGGGGACCTTGAGCGCGTATCGCCTTAAAACCCCCCGCGCCGTAGGGTTCGCCCGTGAGGACGCGCAGCAAATCCATTTGTTTCAGGGATGGCTGGCCCCGTCGACCACGGATCCCGATTACTACCCGATGATGGCGCTTCACACGCTGCTTGGCGGCGCAGGACTAACTTCCCGACTATTTATTGAGCTGCGCGACAAGCAGGGCCTGGCGTATCAGGTTCGTTCCGCTTATGACGCCTTTCGGCATCAGGGTCTGTTCGTTATGTACATCGGGGCGGACCCCCAGAATCGCGACCGTTGCGTAGCAGGATTCCAGACCGAGTGCCAGAAGCTCATGGACACGCCGGTTTCTCAGAAAGAACTCGGGGAAACCCTCGATAATATTCTGGGACGGCGGGCCGTGTATCTGGAAACCACCGGCCAGCAAGCCAGTTATATCGGCTCCAACCTGATGATGGGCCGCGGCGTGGAAGATTTGGGTCGCGTGCGCGAACGCCTGCAAGCCGTCACCGTCGACGACGTGCAGCGCATGGCCCGGCGTACATTTTCGCAACCAGGCGTATTGGCCATTGCAGGCCCGTCTCAGACCATCGCCCCGCTGCTCGACTCGCCCCCGCTTTCCTGA